From one Phycodurus eques isolate BA_2022a chromosome 19, UOR_Pequ_1.1, whole genome shotgun sequence genomic stretch:
- the psmd11b gene encoding 26S proteasome non-ATPase regulatory subunit 11B: protein MAAAAVVEFQRAQSLISTDRDASIDILHSIVRRDVQENDEEAVRVKEQSILELGTLLAKTGQAAELGGLLKFVRPFLISISKAKAARLVRSLLDLFLDMEAATGQEVELCLECIEWAKAEKRTFLRQALEARLISLYFDTKRYQEALALGSQLLLELKKMDDKALLVEVQLLESKTYHALSNLPKARAALTSARTTANAIYCPPKLQAALDMQSGIIHAAEEKDWKTAYSYFFEAFEGYDSIDSPRAITALKYMLLCKIVLNSPEEVQALISGKLALRYTGRQTDALKCVAQASKNRSLADFEKALTEYRAELRDDPIINTHLAKLYDNLLEQNLIRVIEPFSRVQIEHISGLIKLSKGDVERKLSQMILDKKFHGILDQGEGVLIIFEEPPVDKTYEAALETIQNMSKVVDSLYNKAKKLT from the exons ATGGCGGCTGCAGCAGTGGTCGAGTTTCAGAGAGCTCAGTCTCTCATTAGCACGGACCGCGACGCCTCCATCGACATTCTGCACTCGATAG TGAGGCGAGACGTCCAGGAGAACGATGAAGAAGCTGTCAGGGTCAAGGAGCAGAGCATCCTGGAGCTGGGAACGCTGCTGGCCAAGACGGGACAGGCGGCAG AACTCGGCGGTCTGCTGAAATTTGTGCGGCCGTTCCTGATCTCCATCAGCAAGGCGAAAGCGGCCCGTCTGGTGCGCTCGCTGCTCGACTTGTTCCTCGACATGGAGGCGGCCACGGGCCAGGAAGTCGAGCTTTGTCTGGAATGCATCGAGTGGGCCAAGGCCGAGAAGAGGACCTTCTTGCGACAAGCTCTCGAG GCTCGACTGATCTCACTCTATTTTGACACCAAGCGGTACCAGGAGGCCTTGGCGCTGG GCTCTCAGCTCCTCCTGGAGCTAAAGAAGATGGACGACAAGGCCCTGCTGGTGGAGGTGCAGCTGCTGGAGAGCAAGACGTACCACGCCCTCAGCAACCTGCCCAAGGCCCGCGCCGCGCTCACCTCGGCCCGCACCACCGCCAACGCCATCTACTGTCCTCCCAAGCTACAGGCGGCGCTGGACATGCAGTCAG GGATCATCCATGCGGCCGAGGAGAAGGACTGGAAGACTGCTTACTCTTACTTCTTCGAGGCCTTCGAGGGCTACGACTCCATCGACAGCCCGCGAGCCATCACGGCCCTCAAATACATGCTCCTTTGCAAGATTGTCCTCAACTC ACCGGAGGAGGTACAAGCTCTGATCAGCGGGAAACTGGCCCTGCGATACACCGGACGACAG ACAGACGCACTGAAATGCGTGGCTCAGGCCAGCAAGAACAGGTCGTTAGCGGACTTTGAAAAG GCCCTCACAGAGTACAGAGCGGAGCTGAGGGACGACCCCATCATCAACACTCACCTGGCCAAGCTGTACGACAACCTGCTGGAACAGAACCTCATCAGGGTCATCGAGCCCTTCTCCAGAGTGCAG ATAGAACACATATCAGGTCTTATCAAACTCTCAAAG ggggATGTAGAGCGCAAATTATCACAGATGATTCTGGATAAAAAGTTTCACG GAATCCTGGACCAGGGCGAAGGAGTGCTGATCATCTTCGAGGAGCCGCCCGTGGACAAAACGTACGAAGCCGCCTTGGAAACCatacagaacatgagcaaagtggTCGACTCGCTTTACAACAAAGCCAAGAAGCTGACATAG
- the cdk5r1b gene encoding cyclin-dependent kinase 5 activator 1b isoform X1, whose amino-acid sequence MGTVLSLSPSYRKAALFEDGPATVGHYTAVQNSKNAKDKGLKRHSLINVLPWKRIVAASAKKKGSKKVQPNGTYQNNVSHLNNENLKKSQSCANLSSFAQDQSTPSATKASNNNASVKKAPAPAVAAAPGTPKRVIVQASTSELLRCLGDFLCRRCYRLKHLSPTEPVLWLRSVDRSLLLQGWQDQGFITPANVVFVYMLCRDVVSSEVAGEHELQAVLLTCLYLSYSYMGNEISYPLKPFLVESSKEAFWDRCLSIINLMSAKMLQINSDPHYFTQVFADLKNESQKEEERSRLLIGLDRRAIA is encoded by the exons ATGGGAACCGTGCTGTCCCTGTCACCCAGCTACCGCAAGGCGGCCCTGTTCGAGGACGGGCCGGCCACGGTGGGCCACTACACGGCGGTGCAGAACAGCAAGAACGCCAAAGACAAGGGCCTGAAGCGCCACTCGCTCATCAACGTGCTGCCGTGGAAGCGCATCGTGGCCGCGTCGGCTAAGAAGAAGGGCTCCAAGAAGGTGCAGCCCAACGGGACCTACCAGAACAACGTCAGCCACCTGAACAACGAGAACCTGAAGAAGTCGCAGTCGTGCGCCAACCTGTCATCCTTCGCGCAGGACCAGAGCACGCCGAGCGCCACCAAGGCCTCCAACAACAACGCCTCGGTCAAGAAGGCCCCGGCCCCGGCGGTGGCCGCCGCGCCCGGGACCCCCAAGCGGGTGATCGTGCAGGCGTCCACGAGCGAGCTGCTGCGCTGCCTGGGCGACTTCCTGTGCCGGCGCTGCTACCGCCTCAAGCACCTGTCGCCCACCGAGCCGGTGCTGTGGCTGCGCAGCGTGGACCGCTCCCTCCTGCTGCAGGGTTGGCAGGACCAGGGCTTCATCACGCCCGCCAACGTGGTTTTCGTCTACATGCTGTGCCGCGACGTGGTCTCCTCCGAAGTGGCCGGCGAGCACGAGCTGCAGGCCGTGCTGCTCACCTGCCTGTACCTGTCCTACTCCTACATGGGCAACGAGATCTCCTACCCGCTTAAGCCCTTCCTGGTGGAGAGCTCCAAGGAGGCCTTCTGGGACAGGTGCCTGTCCATCATCAACCTGATGAGCGCCAAGATGCTGCAGATCAACTCCGACCCGCACTACTTCACGCAGGTCTTCGCTGACCTCAAGAACGAGAGCCAGAAGGAGGAGGAACGCAGTCGCCTGCTCATCGGCCTGGACCG GAGGGCCATCGCTTGA
- the cdk5r1b gene encoding cyclin-dependent kinase 5 activator 1b isoform X2: MGTVLSLSPSYRKAALFEDGPATVGHYTAVQNSKNAKDKGLKRHSLINVLPWKRIVAASAKKKGSKKVQPNGTYQNNVSHLNNENLKKSQSCANLSSFAQDQSTPSATKASNNNASVKKAPAPAVAAAPGTPKRVIVQASTSELLRCLGDFLCRRCYRLKHLSPTEPVLWLRSVDRSLLLQGWQDQGFITPANVVFVYMLCRDVVSSEVAGEHELQAVLLTCLYLSYSYMGNEISYPLKPFLVESSKEAFWDRCLSIINLMSAKMLQINSDPHYFTQVFADLKNESQKEEERSRLLIGLDR; the protein is encoded by the coding sequence ATGGGAACCGTGCTGTCCCTGTCACCCAGCTACCGCAAGGCGGCCCTGTTCGAGGACGGGCCGGCCACGGTGGGCCACTACACGGCGGTGCAGAACAGCAAGAACGCCAAAGACAAGGGCCTGAAGCGCCACTCGCTCATCAACGTGCTGCCGTGGAAGCGCATCGTGGCCGCGTCGGCTAAGAAGAAGGGCTCCAAGAAGGTGCAGCCCAACGGGACCTACCAGAACAACGTCAGCCACCTGAACAACGAGAACCTGAAGAAGTCGCAGTCGTGCGCCAACCTGTCATCCTTCGCGCAGGACCAGAGCACGCCGAGCGCCACCAAGGCCTCCAACAACAACGCCTCGGTCAAGAAGGCCCCGGCCCCGGCGGTGGCCGCCGCGCCCGGGACCCCCAAGCGGGTGATCGTGCAGGCGTCCACGAGCGAGCTGCTGCGCTGCCTGGGCGACTTCCTGTGCCGGCGCTGCTACCGCCTCAAGCACCTGTCGCCCACCGAGCCGGTGCTGTGGCTGCGCAGCGTGGACCGCTCCCTCCTGCTGCAGGGTTGGCAGGACCAGGGCTTCATCACGCCCGCCAACGTGGTTTTCGTCTACATGCTGTGCCGCGACGTGGTCTCCTCCGAAGTGGCCGGCGAGCACGAGCTGCAGGCCGTGCTGCTCACCTGCCTGTACCTGTCCTACTCCTACATGGGCAACGAGATCTCCTACCCGCTTAAGCCCTTCCTGGTGGAGAGCTCCAAGGAGGCCTTCTGGGACAGGTGCCTGTCCATCATCAACCTGATGAGCGCCAAGATGCTGCAGATCAACTCCGACCCGCACTACTTCACGCAGGTCTTCGCTGACCTCAAGAACGAGAGCCAGAAGGAGGAGGAACGCAGTCGCCTGCTCATCGGCCTGGACCGGTGA